Proteins from one Sphingopyxis terrae subsp. terrae NBRC 15098 genomic window:
- the leuD gene encoding 3-isopropylmalate dehydratase small subunit, producing MFTRLTAVAAPLPIANVDTDMVIPARFMKALSRTGLGRHLFQELRYTPDGLEREDFVLNRGATRGAQILIADRNFGCGSSREHAVWALRDFGIRCVIAPSFGDIFSNNARKNGLLLIRLPATICDRLRDEVALAQFAPMTVDLAEQRLTLASGEGIDFAIDPDDRRTLLDGRDDIARTLRHEAAITRFETAA from the coding sequence ATGTTCACCCGGCTGACCGCCGTGGCGGCGCCGCTGCCGATCGCCAACGTCGATACCGACATGGTCATTCCGGCGCGCTTCATGAAAGCCTTGTCGCGAACTGGACTGGGGCGGCATCTGTTCCAGGAATTGCGCTACACGCCCGATGGCTTGGAGCGTGAGGATTTCGTCCTGAACCGCGGCGCAACCCGCGGCGCGCAGATATTGATCGCCGACCGCAATTTCGGCTGCGGCTCGTCGCGCGAACATGCGGTATGGGCGCTCCGCGACTTCGGTATCCGCTGCGTGATCGCGCCGAGCTTCGGCGATATTTTTTCGAACAATGCGCGCAAAAACGGCCTGCTGCTGATCCGGCTGCCCGCCACAATCTGCGACCGGCTGCGCGATGAGGTCGCGCTCGCGCAATTCGCGCCGATGACCGTCGACCTTGCCGAACAGCGCCTCACGCTGGCGTCGGGTGAAGGCATCGATTTTGCCATCGACCCCGACGATCGCCGCACGCTGCTGGACGGACGCGACGACATTGCCCGCACCTTGCGGCACGAGGCCGCGATCACCCGTTTCGAAACGGCGGCCTAG
- a CDS encoding MarR family winged helix-turn-helix transcriptional regulator, which translates to MAKKTQTFRHPAEYYTNPENSIGYLARIVFRSFSRLLERGTLTYDVSAGQWRFLRQLWREDGITQRELSERVGMREPTTVVALKGLEKAGFITRKKTSDDRRKTFIHLTPHARKLELILAPMNAEVHEIATRGMTDEEVETLQALMRRVIENLADETAKLSTLSDIKA; encoded by the coding sequence TTGGCGAAGAAGACCCAGACGTTTCGGCATCCGGCCGAATATTACACCAATCCCGAAAACAGCATCGGCTATCTGGCGCGCATCGTCTTCCGCTCCTTTTCGCGGCTGCTCGAGCGCGGAACGCTGACCTATGATGTGTCGGCGGGGCAATGGCGGTTCCTGCGTCAGCTGTGGCGCGAGGACGGCATCACCCAGCGCGAACTGAGCGAGCGTGTCGGCATGCGCGAACCGACGACGGTGGTCGCGCTCAAGGGGCTTGAGAAGGCGGGCTTCATCACGCGCAAGAAGACGTCGGACGACCGGCGCAAGACCTTCATCCATCTGACCCCGCACGCGCGCAAGCTCGAGCTGATCCTCGCGCCGATGAATGCCGAGGTCCATGAAATCGCGACCCGCGGCATGACCGATGAAGAGGTCGAAACGCTGCAGGCGCTCATGCGCCGCGTGATCGAGAATCTGGCCGACGAAACCGCCAAGCTGTCGACGCTGTCCGACATCAAGGCCTGA
- a CDS encoding NADPH-dependent FMN reductase, producing MPKIAVVVGSTREGSFNRALGRLAIRALEAQGAEVTEVDLAGYDLPLYSAAIESGAFPADAERLKRVFAAQDGLLFVSPEYNGSVSPLLKNAIDWASRPTGDEGLVALVAYRGKAAAIMSASVSPFGGLRGLIHLRQILSTVQTLVIPEQVLIPNAHAAFDESGGLKDALPASLVDMTAMRLAKVAAALAA from the coding sequence TTGCCGAAAATTGCCGTTGTCGTCGGAAGCACGCGCGAAGGATCGTTCAACCGGGCGCTGGGCAGGCTCGCCATTCGCGCGCTCGAGGCGCAAGGGGCTGAGGTCACCGAGGTCGATCTCGCCGGCTACGACCTGCCGCTCTATTCGGCCGCGATCGAATCCGGCGCCTTTCCCGCCGATGCCGAGCGGTTGAAGCGTGTCTTTGCGGCGCAGGACGGGCTGTTGTTCGTGTCGCCCGAATATAATGGCTCGGTGTCGCCGCTGCTCAAAAACGCGATCGACTGGGCGTCGCGGCCGACGGGCGACGAGGGGCTTGTCGCGCTCGTCGCCTATCGCGGCAAGGCGGCGGCGATCATGTCGGCCTCGGTCAGCCCGTTCGGCGGGTTGCGCGGCCTGATCCATCTGCGCCAGATCCTGTCGACGGTGCAGACGCTCGTGATTCCCGAACAGGTGCTGATCCCCAACGCGCATGCCGCTTTCGACGAGAGCGGCGGGTTGAAGGACGCGCTGCCCGCATCGCTGGTCGACATGACGGCGATGCGGCTCGCCAAGGTGGCGGCCGCGCTCGCCGCCTGA
- a CDS encoding MarR family winged helix-turn-helix transcriptional regulator, translated as MRTNQLIIALFQRFCWLDEGLQARLHDRGWPDISRPQSMVMTNIVSGIVRPSDIARNLGVSRQAIHSTINQMVKLGMVELAPDPDDRRHMIVSLTETGARMRQDAQRAMDQLADQLADRLGHDRFDALLATLEADWGDNKERRPA; from the coding sequence ATGCGCACCAACCAGCTTATCATCGCTCTTTTCCAACGCTTCTGCTGGCTCGACGAAGGGCTGCAGGCGCGGCTGCACGACCGCGGCTGGCCCGATATCAGCCGCCCGCAATCGATGGTGATGACGAATATCGTCAGCGGCATCGTGCGCCCGTCGGACATCGCGCGCAATCTGGGCGTCTCGCGGCAGGCGATTCACAGCACGATCAACCAGATGGTCAAGCTGGGCATGGTCGAACTGGCGCCCGATCCCGACGACCGGCGACACATGATCGTCTCGCTCACCGAAACGGGCGCCCGGATGCGTCAGGACGCGCAGCGCGCGATGGATCAGCTCGCCGACCAGCTGGCCGATCGGCTTGGCCATGACCGCTTCGATGCCTTGCTCGCGACGCTCGAGGCCGACTGGGGCGACAACAAGGAACGCCGCCCGGCCTAG
- a CDS encoding long-chain-fatty-acid--CoA ligase → MDGLMQNVPLTVDRIFDHAAAWHGAREVVSRDAEGRVTRSTYAAIHADAKRVSNALVAAGIKPGDRVATMGWNGARHLATWYGAAGIGAVLHTLNPRLFMEQIAYIANHAADRLLIADPAVADLVGELLAQVPSIEQVIFFCDRAALPQTPYPALAFDDWIAGYPAEHDGGGFDENSACGLCYTSGTTGNPKGVLYSHRSNYIHMLMTLQRDALALSARDTVLLVVPMYHANAWGVVYSAPAVGAKLVLPGQRMDGESIYNLIEEEGVTYSAAVPTVWQMLLQYMQENGKRFTTLERVTIGGSACPESLIRTFRDDYGVDVIQGWGMTETSPLGTVSVPNASVAAKGDDAQMAYKLKQGRLLCGLEMKLVDDAGHRLPHDGKTPGRLMIKGPTIARGYFGGEGGDVLDDEGFFDTGDVSTIDGEGYMQITDRAKDVVKSGGEWISSIEIENIATGHPAVAIAAVVGIAHPKWDERPILLCELKPGVHAGADDIRAYLDGKIARWWMPDDIVFVDAIPLGPTGKIDKKAIRAGLEGYELPFEVSR, encoded by the coding sequence ATGGACGGATTGATGCAGAATGTCCCGCTGACGGTCGACCGGATTTTCGACCATGCGGCGGCCTGGCACGGCGCGCGCGAAGTCGTGTCGCGCGACGCCGAAGGGCGCGTCACCCGGTCGACCTATGCCGCAATCCACGCCGATGCGAAGCGGGTATCGAACGCGCTGGTGGCCGCCGGGATCAAGCCGGGCGACCGCGTTGCCACGATGGGGTGGAATGGCGCGCGGCACCTGGCCACCTGGTATGGCGCGGCGGGGATCGGGGCGGTGCTTCACACGCTCAATCCGCGGCTGTTCATGGAGCAGATCGCCTATATCGCCAATCATGCCGCCGACCGGTTGCTGATCGCCGATCCGGCGGTGGCCGATCTGGTCGGCGAATTGCTGGCGCAGGTGCCGTCGATCGAGCAGGTGATCTTTTTCTGCGATCGCGCTGCGCTGCCGCAAACACCCTATCCCGCGCTGGCGTTCGACGACTGGATCGCGGGCTATCCCGCCGAACATGACGGGGGCGGGTTCGACGAAAACAGCGCCTGCGGCCTGTGCTACACCAGCGGGACGACGGGCAATCCCAAGGGCGTGCTCTATTCGCACCGCTCCAACTATATCCACATGCTGATGACGCTGCAGCGCGATGCGCTGGCCTTGTCGGCGCGCGACACCGTGCTGCTCGTCGTGCCGATGTATCATGCCAATGCGTGGGGCGTCGTCTATTCGGCGCCCGCGGTCGGCGCGAAGCTGGTGCTGCCCGGACAGCGGATGGACGGCGAATCCATCTATAATCTGATCGAGGAGGAGGGCGTGACCTATTCGGCCGCGGTGCCGACGGTGTGGCAGATGCTGCTCCAATATATGCAGGAAAATGGCAAGCGCTTCACCACGCTGGAACGCGTCACGATCGGCGGGTCGGCGTGCCCCGAATCGCTGATCCGCACCTTCCGCGACGATTATGGCGTCGATGTCATCCAGGGGTGGGGGATGACCGAAACGTCGCCGCTCGGCACCGTGTCGGTCCCCAATGCCTCGGTCGCGGCGAAGGGGGACGACGCGCAGATGGCGTACAAGCTCAAGCAGGGGCGGTTGCTGTGCGGGCTGGAGATGAAGCTGGTCGATGATGCCGGCCACCGGCTGCCGCACGATGGCAAGACGCCGGGGCGGCTGATGATCAAGGGGCCGACGATCGCGCGCGGCTATTTTGGCGGGGAAGGCGGCGATGTGCTCGATGATGAGGGCTTTTTCGATACCGGCGATGTCAGCACGATCGACGGCGAAGGCTATATGCAGATTACCGACCGCGCCAAGGATGTCGTCAAATCGGGCGGCGAGTGGATCAGTTCGATCGAGATAGAGAATATCGCGACCGGCCATCCAGCGGTCGCCATCGCCGCGGTCGTCGGCATCGCGCATCCCAAATGGGACGAACGGCCGATCCTGCTATGCGAGCTCAAGCCGGGCGTGCACGCGGGGGCCGACGATATCCGCGCCTATCTGGACGGCAAGATCGCAAGATGGTGGATGCCCGACGACATAGTGTTCGTCGACGCCATCCCGCTCGGCCCCACGGGCAAGATCGACAAGAAGGCGATCCGCGCCGGGCTGGAGGGGTATGAACTGCCCTTCGAGGTGAGCCGCTAA
- a CDS encoding alpha/beta hydrolase, protein MDPNGIAGLDAQFIGRTSPTAPRIQAGGHPCQGIYWTEAGKRPKVAIIATHYNVDFSEHYIAPYFARAGFGFLGWNTRYRGFEDQFLLEHAILDIGVGMKWLKEEAGVEQIVILGNSGGGSLMGAYQAEAIAPTLTDRLPSIGQDALAQLIKGNLYISFNAHQGRPEVLTDWMDASVIDENDPTLTDPELDPFNPDNGPPYSDAFIEKYRAGQRARNQRITDWAKAELARLNAAGIPDRIFPMFRCWGDIRCVDPAIDPSDRKPNWCYRGDPAIANRTPSIGRANTIKTWLNMWSLETSPCQGQPHLAKHDTPALVVQGLADTGVFPSDARKIFDFLGTADKRLELIPGAHYFEDSIEERQNAADLVSSWIREKL, encoded by the coding sequence ATGGACCCGAACGGGATTGCAGGACTGGACGCACAATTCATCGGCCGCACGTCGCCGACCGCGCCGCGGATTCAGGCGGGCGGCCATCCCTGTCAGGGCATATATTGGACCGAGGCGGGCAAGCGGCCCAAGGTCGCGATCATCGCCACCCATTATAATGTCGATTTTTCCGAACATTATATCGCGCCCTATTTTGCCCGCGCCGGTTTTGGCTTTCTCGGCTGGAATACGCGCTATCGCGGGTTCGAGGACCAATTCCTGCTCGAACATGCCATCCTCGACATCGGGGTCGGAATGAAGTGGCTGAAAGAAGAGGCCGGGGTCGAACAGATCGTGATCCTCGGCAATTCGGGCGGCGGCTCGCTGATGGGCGCCTATCAGGCCGAAGCGATCGCGCCGACCTTGACCGACCGGCTGCCGTCAATCGGTCAGGATGCGCTGGCGCAGCTCATCAAGGGCAATCTCTATATCAGCTTCAACGCCCACCAGGGACGTCCCGAAGTGCTGACCGACTGGATGGACGCGTCGGTGATCGACGAAAATGATCCGACGCTGACCGATCCCGAGCTCGACCCGTTCAATCCCGACAATGGCCCGCCCTATTCGGACGCTTTCATCGAAAAATATCGCGCCGGCCAGCGCGCGCGCAACCAGCGCATCACCGATTGGGCAAAGGCCGAACTCGCGCGGCTCAATGCGGCCGGAATCCCCGACCGTATCTTTCCGATGTTCCGCTGCTGGGGCGACATCCGCTGCGTCGATCCGGCGATCGACCCGTCGGACCGCAAGCCCAACTGGTGCTATCGCGGCGACCCGGCAATCGCCAACCGCACCCCCAGCATCGGCCGCGCCAATACGATCAAGACCTGGCTCAACATGTGGAGCCTCGAAACATCGCCGTGCCAGGGGCAGCCGCACCTCGCCAAGCACGACACCCCCGCGCTGGTGGTGCAGGGGCTCGCCGACACCGGCGTCTTCCCCAGCGATGCGCGCAAGATCTTCGACTTCCTCGGCACCGCGGACAAAAGGCTCGAACTGATCCCCGGCGCGCATTATTTCGAGGATTCGATCGAAGAACGGCAAAATGCCGCCGATCTGGTCAGCAGCTGGATCCGGGAGAAGCTGTAA
- a CDS encoding phosphotransferase family protein, with the protein MDTATADIIAGLRAAGLAGEGEVVLEPLTGGVSCDVWRVDGPAGPIVVKRPLEQLRVAADWHAPVERGASEVRWLRRARGVDPHLVPEVLAELPGHGFAMRFLPDCPVWKDELIAGRVDPGFAAAVGRGIVAVHAATANSAADRDAFPTDAMFRALRVDPFLLFVAQKDAECAPALYALADDLSSRKVALVHGDVSPKNILVGADGPVFLDAECAVYGDPAFDLAFCTTHLLLKAVWLGNERLGEAAAALVETYRAGIDWEDADALALRAGKLTAALLLARVEGKSPAPYLTDRHHKQIVRDQARALLLAPTPIDALVANWKRTKE; encoded by the coding sequence GTGGACACGGCGACCGCCGACATCATTGCGGGATTGCGCGCGGCCGGGCTGGCGGGCGAGGGCGAGGTCGTCCTCGAGCCATTGACCGGCGGCGTGTCCTGCGACGTGTGGCGGGTCGACGGCCCGGCGGGGCCGATCGTGGTCAAGCGGCCGCTCGAGCAATTGCGTGTCGCCGCCGATTGGCACGCACCGGTCGAACGCGGCGCGAGCGAGGTGCGCTGGCTGCGCCGGGCGCGCGGCGTCGATCCGCATCTAGTGCCCGAGGTGCTGGCCGAATTGCCCGGCCACGGCTTCGCGATGCGCTTCCTGCCGGATTGTCCGGTGTGGAAGGATGAATTGATCGCGGGCCGTGTCGATCCGGGGTTCGCGGCGGCTGTCGGTCGCGGCATCGTGGCGGTCCACGCCGCGACCGCGAACAGCGCCGCCGACCGCGACGCCTTTCCGACCGATGCGATGTTCCGCGCGCTGCGCGTCGATCCCTTTCTGCTGTTCGTTGCGCAAAAGGATGCGGAGTGCGCGCCGGCGCTCTACGCGCTCGCCGACGACCTCTCGTCGCGCAAGGTGGCGCTCGTTCACGGCGACGTCAGCCCCAAGAATATTCTCGTCGGTGCAGACGGGCCGGTGTTCCTTGACGCCGAATGTGCAGTCTATGGCGACCCGGCCTTCGACCTTGCCTTTTGCACCACGCATCTGCTGCTGAAGGCGGTGTGGCTGGGGAACGAACGGCTCGGCGAGGCCGCGGCGGCGCTGGTCGAGACCTATCGCGCCGGCATCGATTGGGAAGACGCCGACGCGCTGGCGCTGCGCGCCGGCAAACTGACCGCCGCGTTGCTGCTCGCGCGGGTCGAGGGCAAATCGCCCGCGCCCTATCTGACCGACCGCCATCACAAACAAATCGTGCGCGATCAGGCGCGTGCGTTGCTGCTCGCGCCGACGCCCATCGATGCGCTCGTCGCAAACTGGAAAAGGACCAAGGAATGA
- the eno gene encoding phosphopyruvate hydratase: protein MTSPIASVAGRQLWDSRGRPTVEAEVILESGAVGRAIAPAGASRGAHEAIDLRDGGPAFGGYGVNGAVAGIGAEIAPALIGMDAGDQAAVDKALCDLDGTPNKARLGANAVVAVSMAVLHAAAADARLPLWRYLAGDRKVRIPLPEIQIFGGGAHAGRRTDVQDFMIMCPAAGSFRRALEITDDVYRAAGKLMEAKGPLSGVADEGGWWPNFASNEDALGTLTKAIEASGHRAGEDVFISLDIAANELGDASGYSLALDEGRLTSEDMAARIVEWAGRYPILSIEDPAGQDDWTAMAAVTAAIGDRVQIIGDDVLVTNAARVERAGDAAVCNAALIKVNQIGTVTEAKAALDAAVARGWGAIVSARSGESEDVTIAHLATGWDAGQLKVGSFTRSERMAKWNEMLRIEEAMGADAEFAGFSAFAGSIGRVAA, encoded by the coding sequence ATGACGTCGCCTATCGCTTCGGTTGCCGGCCGCCAGCTTTGGGATTCGCGTGGCCGCCCCACGGTCGAGGCGGAAGTTATCCTCGAATCGGGCGCGGTTGGCCGCGCCATTGCGCCCGCCGGTGCCTCGCGCGGCGCGCATGAGGCGATCGACCTGCGCGACGGCGGCCCGGCCTTCGGCGGCTATGGCGTCAATGGCGCGGTCGCCGGGATCGGGGCCGAGATCGCGCCCGCGCTGATCGGCATGGATGCGGGCGACCAGGCGGCGGTCGACAAGGCGCTGTGCGATCTCGACGGCACCCCGAACAAGGCGCGGCTGGGGGCGAACGCCGTCGTTGCGGTGTCGATGGCGGTGCTGCACGCGGCGGCCGCCGACGCGCGGCTGCCGCTGTGGCGCTACCTCGCCGGGGACCGCAAAGTCCGCATCCCGCTGCCCGAGATCCAGATTTTCGGCGGCGGCGCCCACGCCGGGCGGCGCACCGACGTGCAGGATTTCATGATCATGTGCCCCGCGGCGGGCAGCTTTCGTCGCGCACTCGAAATCACCGACGATGTGTATCGCGCCGCGGGCAAGCTGATGGAAGCCAAGGGGCCGCTGTCGGGGGTCGCCGACGAAGGCGGCTGGTGGCCGAATTTCGCCTCGAACGAGGATGCGCTGGGCACGCTGACCAAGGCGATCGAGGCCAGCGGGCACCGCGCGGGCGAAGACGTCTTCATCTCGCTCGACATTGCGGCGAACGAACTCGGCGATGCCTCGGGCTACAGCCTCGCGCTCGACGAGGGGCGATTGACGAGCGAGGACATGGCGGCGCGCATCGTCGAATGGGCGGGACGCTATCCGATCCTGTCGATCGAAGACCCGGCGGGGCAGGATGACTGGACCGCGATGGCGGCGGTCACCGCAGCTATCGGCGACCGGGTGCAAATCATCGGCGACGATGTGCTCGTCACCAATGCGGCGCGCGTCGAGCGCGCGGGCGATGCAGCGGTGTGCAATGCGGCGCTAATCAAGGTGAACCAGATCGGCACCGTCACCGAAGCGAAGGCCGCGCTCGATGCCGCGGTCGCGCGCGGCTGGGGCGCGATCGTCTCGGCACGCTCGGGCGAGAGCGAGGATGTCACGATCGCGCATCTGGCCACCGGCTGGGACGCGGGGCAATTGAAGGTCGGCAGCTTTACCCGCTCCGAACGGATGGCGAAGTGGAACGAGATGCTGCGGATCGAGGAAGCGATGGGCGCCGATGCCGAATTTGCCGGCTTCTCGGCCTTTGCGGGGTCGATCGGGCGGGTCGCGGCATGA
- a CDS encoding NAD(P)-dependent oxidoreductase yields the protein MIVLHARPSPGFRAAVDAIFGAGVVTHVDEAAPLDAVAGEITALLHVLTPVTADFIASAPRLKLIQKLGVGVNTIALDAAREHGVAVCNMPGTNSQAVAEMALSLMMAVLRRTCFFDARTRAGEGWTADPSELDSVGEVGGRTVGLVGFGNSAQLLAPVLAALGARVVYTARRERDGPYEFLPLGQLLAESDIVSLHMPLTEETRASIDPFAMKQGAILVNTARGELVDEDRLVAALTADHLRGAGLDVFAEEPLPRGNPLLGLPNAVLAPHVAWLTPETLVRSLTVAHENCRRLGAGEALLHQVV from the coding sequence ATGATCGTTCTCCACGCCCGCCCAAGCCCCGGCTTTCGCGCGGCGGTCGATGCCATCTTCGGCGCGGGCGTCGTGACGCATGTCGACGAAGCCGCACCGCTCGACGCGGTGGCTGGCGAGATCACCGCGCTGCTCCATGTGCTGACCCCCGTAACGGCCGACTTCATCGCTTCGGCGCCCAGGCTCAAGCTGATCCAGAAGCTCGGCGTGGGCGTGAACACGATCGCGCTCGACGCGGCGCGCGAGCATGGTGTCGCGGTGTGCAACATGCCGGGCACCAACAGCCAGGCGGTCGCCGAAATGGCGCTGTCGCTGATGATGGCCGTGCTGCGCCGCACCTGCTTCTTCGACGCGCGGACCCGCGCCGGTGAAGGCTGGACCGCCGATCCGTCCGAACTCGATTCGGTGGGCGAGGTCGGCGGGCGCACCGTGGGGCTCGTCGGGTTCGGCAATTCGGCGCAACTGCTCGCGCCGGTGCTCGCCGCGCTGGGGGCGCGGGTGGTCTATACGGCGCGGCGCGAGCGCGACGGGCCTTATGAATTTCTGCCGCTTGGCCAGTTGCTCGCGGAGAGCGATATCGTCTCGCTGCACATGCCGCTGACCGAAGAGACGCGCGCCAGCATCGACCCGTTCGCGATGAAGCAGGGCGCGATACTGGTGAACACCGCGCGCGGCGAACTGGTCGACGAGGATCGGCTGGTCGCGGCGCTGACCGCGGACCATCTGCGCGGCGCGGGGCTCGACGTGTTTGCGGAGGAGCCGTTGCCGCGCGGGAATCCGCTGCTCGGCCTGCCCAATGCGGTGCTCGCGCCGCATGTCGCATGGCTTACGCCCGAGACGCTCGTGCGCAGCCTGACGGTGGCGCATGAGAATTGCCGTCGGCTGGGGGCGGGCGAAGCGCTGCTGCATCAGGTGGTATGA
- a CDS encoding alpha/beta fold hydrolase, protein MTLPIVLITGQLLTDAVWQPLLDAWTDREVIVADNRCDDTIAGFAQRLLDNAPPKFALVAHAMGGFIAFEVMRRAPERVAKLVLISTLASADGPGQTARRQGYIDLVTSGRFDQVVEERIPILFPEEKRGDARLLGIARQMAADTGADTFLAQQRAIMARIDSRPRLGEIAVPTLLIWGDKDGITSRAHHDEILDAIPGARLEVIAGAGHLPMVEAPELVVPLLTDFIDA, encoded by the coding sequence ATGACGCTTCCGATCGTCCTCATCACCGGCCAGCTATTGACCGACGCGGTATGGCAGCCGCTCCTTGATGCGTGGACCGACCGCGAGGTCATCGTCGCAGATAACCGCTGCGACGATACGATCGCGGGTTTCGCGCAGCGCCTGCTCGACAATGCACCGCCGAAATTCGCGCTGGTCGCGCACGCCATGGGCGGCTTCATCGCCTTCGAGGTGATGCGCCGGGCGCCCGAGCGGGTTGCGAAGCTGGTGCTGATCTCGACGCTCGCCTCGGCCGATGGTCCAGGGCAGACCGCGCGGCGGCAGGGCTATATCGACCTCGTGACAAGCGGCCGGTTCGATCAGGTGGTCGAGGAGCGCATCCCGATCCTGTTTCCCGAAGAAAAGCGCGGCGACGCGCGCCTGCTCGGCATCGCGCGGCAGATGGCGGCGGATACCGGCGCCGATACCTTCCTTGCGCAGCAGCGCGCGATCATGGCGCGCATCGACAGCCGCCCGCGCCTGGGCGAGATTGCGGTGCCGACCCTGCTGATCTGGGGCGACAAGGATGGTATCACCAGCCGCGCGCACCATGACGAGATACTGGACGCGATTCCGGGCGCGCGGCTGGAGGTAATCGCGGGGGCAGGGCATCTGCCGATGGTCGAGGCGCCGGAGTTGGTGGTGCCGTTGTTGACGGATTTCATCGACGCCTGA
- a CDS encoding 5-methyltetrahydropteroyltriglutamate--homocysteine methyltransferase gives MASRSIISLSHRHFDLELDRILSKYLASKKARGSALFDHPILPTTIVGSYPQPDWLIDRERLKASLPPRVRAETLWRIPEPWLADAQEAATLMAIRDQEELGIDIVGDGEMRRESYSNRLATALSGIDTEQHGTAIDRTGNANPVPLVSGPIRRVAPIEAQDAAFLRRHSTKPVKLTLPGPFTMTQQAENAYYPDLRSLAMDYADAVNAEVKDLFAAGVDVVQLDEPYLQARAAEANAYAIEAINRALDGVGGTTALHICFGYAMVHHSAGATGPKPKAYDFLAELEASAIDVISIEAAQPGLDPAILAELPTKTIMYGVLDLSTPEVETPEIVAGRIREALRYVDAERLWIAPDCGMKYHSRDHSQAKLKAMVDGAALVRAELK, from the coding sequence ATGGCCTCCAGATCGATCATTTCGCTCTCCCATCGTCACTTTGATCTTGAATTAGATAGAATACTAAGCAAATACTTGGCCAGCAAAAAAGCGAGAGGATCCGCCTTGTTCGATCACCCCATCCTGCCGACAACGATCGTCGGAAGCTACCCCCAACCCGATTGGCTGATCGACCGCGAACGATTGAAGGCCAGCCTGCCGCCGCGCGTGCGTGCCGAGACTTTGTGGCGCATCCCCGAACCCTGGCTGGCGGATGCACAGGAGGCCGCGACCTTGATGGCGATCCGCGATCAGGAAGAGCTGGGCATCGACATCGTCGGCGACGGCGAGATGCGCCGCGAAAGCTATTCGAACCGGCTCGCGACCGCGCTGTCGGGGATCGACACCGAACAGCATGGCACCGCGATCGACCGCACCGGCAACGCCAATCCGGTACCGCTCGTCTCGGGCCCGATCCGCCGCGTGGCGCCGATCGAGGCGCAGGACGCCGCCTTTCTGCGCCGCCATTCAACCAAGCCGGTCAAGCTGACCCTGCCCGGCCCCTTCACCATGACCCAGCAGGCCGAGAACGCCTATTATCCCGACCTCAGATCGCTCGCGATGGATTATGCCGATGCGGTCAATGCCGAGGTGAAGGATCTGTTCGCCGCCGGCGTCGATGTCGTCCAACTCGACGAACCCTATCTGCAGGCGCGCGCCGCCGAGGCGAACGCCTATGCGATCGAGGCGATCAACCGCGCGCTCGACGGCGTCGGCGGCACGACCGCGCTGCATATCTGCTTCGGCTATGCGATGGTGCACCACAGCGCGGGCGCGACGGGGCCGAAGCCGAAGGCCTATGATTTCCTCGCCGAACTCGAAGCGTCGGCGATCGACGTGATTTCGATCGAGGCGGCGCAGCCGGGGCTCGACCCCGCGATCCTCGCCGAACTGCCGACCAAGACGATCATGTACGGGGTGCTCGACCTGTCGACGCCCGAGGTGGAGACGCCCGAAATCGTCGCGGGCCGCATCCGCGAGGCGCTGCGCTATGTCGACGCCGAACGGCTGTGGATCGCGCCCGATTGCGGGATGAAATATCACAGCCGCGACCATAGCCAGGCGAAGCTGAAGGCGATGGTCGACGGGGCGGCGCTGGTGCGGGCGGAGCTGAAGTAA